A single region of the Actinomycetota bacterium genome encodes:
- a CDS encoding GerMN domain-containing protein produces the protein MRRSMMVLLLVIMTACAGTSGTVEIPPEELPFPVARQPSAAGSPAQSQTFTVYLVRGNRLFAVPRRIQADLPVAEAAMRALLDGPTAAERAEGIGSLLPPDVSVLGVSVSEALARVDLSGEFQAPAPPELVALRVAQVVWTLTEITPVTEVAFAIDGEAVAVATEGGNAVERPLRRTDYASLTPQG, from the coding sequence TTGAGACGGTCGATGATGGTACTCCTGCTCGTGATCATGACCGCATGTGCGGGCACGTCGGGCACGGTGGAGATCCCTCCGGAGGAGCTGCCGTTCCCCGTCGCTCGCCAGCCGAGCGCGGCCGGGTCGCCCGCGCAGTCCCAGACCTTCACCGTCTATCTCGTTCGTGGCAACAGACTCTTTGCAGTCCCGCGCAGGATCCAAGCCGACCTGCCCGTCGCAGAGGCCGCGATGCGCGCTCTTCTGGACGGCCCGACCGCCGCCGAGAGGGCGGAGGGCATCGGGAGCCTGTTGCCACCGGACGTGAGCGTCCTTGGCGTCTCGGTTTCGGAGGCACTTGCGCGGGTGGATCTCAGCGGCGAGTTTCAGGCACCCGCACCTCCAGAGCTCGTCGCCCTGCGAGTCGCACAGGTCGTGTGGACTCTCACCGAGATCACTCCCGTGACCGAAGTCGCATTCGCGATCGACGGGGAGGCAGTCGCGGTCGCCACGGAGGGCGGAAACGCGGTGGAACGTCCCCTTCGTCGCACCGACTACGCATCGCTTACGCCTCAGGGCTAG
- a CDS encoding ATP-binding protein, whose amino-acid sequence MPAIPAVLRRRSLRLRITIAFVAGAALLAIVLSAATLLTVRRLVEDQRIRSSTRQTLFAVLFAREFLATTPDAGGLVSRLQIRQNFDAMVTVGDQWFATGLELTPESAPGDLRALVGREGFGYRIERRSSQRVLIFGSPLPPAQTDLYLFFPLEDIDRTFSILGRALLVIGVIVVGLMAFFARRLSAGILHPLAAVGDAAQRMAEGLLETRVESRSADELGQLAASFNQMAEALRDMVQHERDFVAAVSHELRTPLAALGAAVEVVGEYAARLPEDGREALGLVREDLAALRKLVNDLMEVSDLDSGRAALRVEPLEIRTFIEALLQRRRRDATLTGPKVEIETDKVRLERILGNLIDNAYEHGEGRDVSIVIADDPDGFRITVSDRGPGIAAEELPMVFRRFYKPDRSRTRERGGVGLGLALAQENAKLLGASIEVTSIPGEGTSFVVRLPSRPLLEDPR is encoded by the coding sequence TTGCCGGCGATCCCAGCGGTCTTGCGGCGGCGCAGTCTGCGCCTGCGCATCACGATCGCTTTCGTCGCGGGAGCCGCCTTACTCGCGATCGTACTGTCGGCCGCGACGCTTCTTACCGTCCGGCGGCTCGTCGAAGACCAGCGCATCCGTTCCTCGACCCGGCAGACTTTGTTCGCGGTGCTCTTCGCGCGCGAGTTCCTTGCAACGACTCCAGACGCAGGGGGGCTCGTGTCGCGTCTTCAGATCCGTCAGAACTTCGACGCGATGGTCACCGTAGGCGACCAGTGGTTCGCGACGGGACTCGAGCTCACCCCTGAGAGCGCTCCGGGCGATCTCCGGGCGTTGGTCGGGCGGGAGGGTTTTGGCTACCGGATCGAGCGGCGGAGCAGCCAGCGCGTGTTGATCTTCGGCTCGCCTCTGCCCCCTGCGCAGACCGATCTCTACCTGTTCTTCCCTCTGGAGGACATCGACCGCACCTTCTCGATCCTCGGTCGGGCACTTTTGGTGATAGGCGTGATCGTGGTCGGACTCATGGCGTTCTTCGCGCGTCGCCTCAGCGCCGGGATCTTGCATCCGCTCGCCGCGGTCGGCGACGCGGCGCAACGGATGGCCGAGGGGCTGCTCGAAACACGCGTCGAGTCGCGCTCAGCCGACGAATTGGGCCAGCTTGCCGCATCGTTCAACCAGATGGCGGAGGCGCTTCGCGACATGGTTCAACATGAGCGCGACTTCGTCGCGGCGGTATCCCACGAGCTCCGTACGCCTCTCGCGGCTCTGGGGGCGGCAGTCGAAGTGGTCGGCGAGTATGCCGCCCGCTTGCCGGAGGATGGTCGGGAGGCGCTCGGCCTTGTGCGAGAGGACTTGGCCGCGTTGCGCAAGTTGGTGAACGATCTGATGGAGGTGTCGGACCTCGACTCGGGACGTGCGGCGTTGCGCGTCGAGCCGCTCGAGATCCGCACCTTCATCGAGGCCCTGCTCCAACGTCGCCGCCGCGACGCGACCCTGACGGGCCCGAAGGTCGAGATAGAGACCGACAAGGTCCGCCTTGAACGCATCCTTGGGAATCTGATCGACAACGCCTACGAGCACGGCGAGGGGCGAGATGTGTCGATCGTCATCGCGGACGACCCGGATGGATTCCGCATCACCGTTTCGGATCGTGGGCCCGGGATCGCAGCCGAGGAACTGCCGATGGTCTTCCGTCGCTTCTACAAACCTGACCGGAGCCGCACGCGTGAGCGCGGAGGCGTCGGGCTTGGGCTTGCCCTCGCCCAGGAGAATGCCAAACTCCTCGGGGCGAGCATCGAGGTAACGAGCATCCCGGGGGAGGGCACGTCGTTCGTCGTGCGTTTGCCGTCCCGTCCGCTCCTGGAGGATCCGCGTTGA
- a CDS encoding response regulator transcription factor, protein MEATILFVEDDRRLRRGTAMALAQEGFDVLEAADADEAMRLLEDAKPDLAILDVMLPRRDGFELCRDIRRRSDVPVIFLTAKTDTVDVVVGLESGGDDYVAKPFVVRELVARVRALLRRVQSEPPLARLRAGDVEIEPESGVVRKAGEPVRLTTTEFKLLCTLASRPNIIFKREVLLEQVWGYDYLGDSRLVDTHVRRLRSKIESDPANPMLIQTVRGLGYKLVTDG, encoded by the coding sequence GTGGAAGCCACGATCCTGTTCGTTGAAGACGACCGCCGTCTGCGGAGGGGCACGGCGATGGCTCTGGCGCAGGAGGGTTTCGACGTGCTCGAAGCCGCAGACGCGGATGAAGCGATGCGCTTGCTCGAGGACGCAAAGCCGGACCTCGCGATCCTGGATGTGATGCTTCCGCGGCGCGACGGGTTCGAACTCTGTCGCGACATACGTCGACGCAGCGACGTGCCGGTGATCTTCCTGACGGCGAAGACCGACACGGTCGACGTCGTCGTCGGGCTTGAGTCAGGGGGAGACGACTACGTCGCGAAGCCGTTCGTCGTGAGGGAACTGGTGGCGCGGGTGCGTGCGCTCTTGCGGCGTGTGCAATCCGAACCACCGCTCGCGCGCTTGAGGGCCGGCGACGTCGAGATAGAGCCTGAGTCGGGCGTGGTTCGGAAGGCGGGCGAGCCCGTACGCCTCACGACGACCGAGTTCAAGCTGCTCTGCACCCTCGCATCAAGGCCCAACATCATCTTCAAGCGCGAAGTGCTGCTGGAGCAGGTGTGGGGTTACGACTACTTGGGTGACTCCCGCCTTGTCGATACCCATGTGAGACGCTTGCGCAGCAAGATCGAGTCGGACCCTGCGAATCCCATGTTGATCCAAACGGTGCGCGGGCTCGGCTACAAGCTCGTCACGGATGGTTGA